A region of Aliivibrio fischeri DNA encodes the following proteins:
- a CDS encoding sterol desaturase family protein: MENNWIEYSDTLRFGFFVTAFIIFALAEYKWPRKALTQNKQFRWLNNIGLIFFNSIVLRLTLPLLAVDAALIANQEQFGLFNYLNTPTFLTILLSILLLDWLIYWQHRAFHRIPLLWRLHRMHHSDQDIDVTTGTRFHPIEIILSMLIKIAAIGLLGIPVEAVIIFEIVLNVSAMFNHSNLFIPRTLDRYIRGLFVTPDFHRVHHSVHISEMHNNYGFFLSIWDRIGNTYLVKPIDGHQDMKIGLGFFRKEREQRLDKMLTQPFRKK; the protein is encoded by the coding sequence ATGGAAAATAATTGGATTGAATACAGTGACACGTTACGTTTTGGATTTTTTGTTACTGCTTTCATCATTTTTGCTTTGGCTGAATACAAATGGCCTCGTAAAGCACTCACTCAAAATAAACAGTTCCGTTGGTTAAACAATATAGGCTTAATTTTTTTCAACAGTATCGTCCTTCGTTTAACCTTACCGTTATTAGCCGTTGATGCTGCTCTTATCGCAAATCAGGAACAATTTGGTTTATTTAATTACCTCAATACGCCTACTTTCTTAACGATTCTCTTATCCATTTTATTATTGGATTGGCTGATTTATTGGCAGCATCGAGCGTTTCACCGCATTCCTTTACTGTGGCGATTACATCGTATGCATCACTCAGATCAAGATATTGATGTCACGACAGGAACACGCTTTCACCCCATTGAAATTATTCTCTCTATGTTGATTAAAATCGCAGCGATAGGGTTACTTGGTATTCCAGTTGAAGCCGTCATTATTTTTGAAATTGTTTTGAACGTCAGTGCGATGTTTAATCACAGTAATTTATTTATTCCACGTACACTTGATCGATACATTCGAGGGTTATTCGTTACTCCTGATTTTCATCGAGTGCACCACTCTGTTCACATCTCTGAAATGCATAATAATTATGGTTTCTTTTTATCTATTTGGGACCGAATTGGAAATACTTATTTAGTAAAGCCCATTGATGGTCATCAGGATATGAAGATTGGATTGGGATTTTTCAGAAAAGAAAGAGAACAACGCTTAGATAAAATGCTGACTCAACCCTTTAGGAAGAAATAA
- a CDS encoding PBPRA1643 family SWIM/SEC-C metal-binding motif protein codes for MSKMFFKGRIETRQNHVLSGYNTKRDVKLGTEEAPLTLVVQTEERKIEVEAQVAEHKLFANIEVNAEKEENILELEGVLNKPKTTRFEKTPNRNDPCSCGSGKKYKKCCA; via the coding sequence ATGTCTAAAATGTTCTTCAAAGGTCGTATCGAGACTCGTCAAAACCACGTTCTTTCTGGTTACAACACTAAGCGTGACGTTAAGTTAGGTACTGAAGAAGCACCATTAACTCTAGTTGTTCAAACAGAAGAGCGTAAAATCGAAGTTGAAGCCCAAGTTGCTGAGCATAAATTGTTTGCTAACATTGAAGTGAATGCAGAGAAAGAAGAAAATATTCTTGAGCTTGAAGGCGTATTAAACAAGCCTAAGACAACTCGCTTTGAGAAAACACCTAACCGCAACGATCCTTGTTCTTGTGGTAGCGGTAAGAAATACAAAAAATGCTGTGCTTAA
- the nagK gene encoding N-acetylglucosamine kinase: MYYGFDVGGTKIEFGAFNEKLERVATERIPTQTENYSLLVDDIASLIAKYDAEFGVEGKVGLGIPGMEDAETGALLTSNVPAAKGQFLRKDLEAKIGRSVKIDNDANCFALSEAWDEELKDSPSVMGLILGTGFGGGLIFDGKAFSGYSHVAGELGHSRLPIDAWFHLGENAPLLECGCGNKGCIDNYLSGRGFELLYAHYYGEQKKAIDIIKAHAEGDANAVEHVDRFMELLAICFANLFTCFDPHVVALGGGLSNFELIYEELPKRLPKHLLSVGRVPRIIKAKHGDSGGVRGAAFLNIKD, translated from the coding sequence ATGTACTACGGTTTTGATGTGGGTGGAACCAAGATTGAGTTTGGTGCGTTTAATGAAAAACTTGAGCGTGTCGCAACTGAGCGAATTCCAACACAAACTGAAAATTACTCGTTATTAGTTGATGATATTGCATCATTGATTGCAAAGTATGATGCAGAGTTTGGCGTTGAAGGTAAAGTCGGTTTAGGTATTCCGGGAATGGAAGATGCTGAAACTGGTGCTTTATTAACAAGTAATGTTCCGGCAGCAAAAGGGCAATTTTTACGTAAAGATTTAGAAGCAAAAATTGGTCGTTCAGTAAAAATTGATAACGATGCTAACTGTTTTGCATTATCAGAAGCATGGGATGAAGAGTTAAAAGATTCACCATCAGTGATGGGATTAATTCTAGGGACTGGTTTTGGTGGTGGTTTAATTTTTGATGGTAAGGCCTTCTCGGGTTACAGCCATGTTGCTGGTGAATTAGGTCATTCACGTTTACCTATTGATGCATGGTTTCATTTAGGTGAAAACGCACCATTACTTGAATGTGGCTGTGGTAACAAAGGCTGTATTGATAACTACCTTTCTGGACGTGGCTTTGAGCTGCTTTACGCGCATTACTATGGTGAGCAAAAGAAAGCGATTGATATTATTAAAGCTCATGCTGAAGGTGATGCGAATGCAGTAGAACATGTTGATCGTTTCATGGAGCTCTTAGCAATCTGTTTCGCTAATTTATTTACTTGTTTTGACCCACACGTTGTCGCTCTTGGTGGTGGTTTATCTAACTTTGAGTTGATTTACGAAGAGCTACCAAAGCGTTTACCAAAACATTTATTATCAGTAGGTCGCGTTCCTCGTATTATTAAAGCGAAACACGGTGATTCTGGTGGTGTGCGTGGTGCAGCATTCTTGAATATTAAAGACTAA
- a CDS encoding MATE family efflux transporter gives MHRYQKEIVRLIKLSTPVLIASVAQTGMGFVDTVMAGGVSATDMAAVAIAASVWLPSVLFGVGLLMALVPVVAQLNGSGKSKKVPFEIHQGVYLALLTSIPIMLVLYNAGFIIAAMDVEPELYEKTQGYLHAVLWAAPAFLLFQTLRSFCEGLSLTTPAMIIGFIGLAANVPLNWMFVYGELGAPALGGVGCGVATAIVYWLMFLTMTLYTFIAPKLRRVNLYENWNKPQRKEIYRLFKLGLPVALSIFFEVTLFAAVALLVSPLGSTVVAAHQVAINFSSLIFMIPMSIAVAVSIRVGHKLGEKDLDGAKVASYCGLAFGLLMACCTAILTLIFREQIAYLYSDNQEVITLAVSLMLLAAIYQCTDAVQVVAAGALRGYKDMNAIFKCTFVSYWIVGLPSGYVLGMTDWIREPMGVYGFWFGFIGGLTTSAILLTCRLLWLQRNPTRIDMEVDELQIMH, from the coding sequence GTGCACAGATACCAAAAAGAAATCGTTCGTTTAATTAAACTCTCTACACCTGTATTAATTGCAAGTGTGGCACAAACAGGCATGGGCTTTGTTGATACAGTAATGGCTGGTGGCGTAAGCGCAACTGACATGGCTGCTGTAGCCATTGCTGCAAGTGTGTGGCTACCTTCTGTATTGTTTGGTGTTGGTCTACTTATGGCCCTTGTGCCTGTTGTAGCTCAACTAAACGGTTCAGGAAAATCAAAAAAAGTACCATTTGAGATCCACCAAGGTGTTTACCTTGCTTTATTAACCTCAATTCCAATTATGCTGGTGTTATATAATGCTGGCTTTATTATTGCCGCAATGGATGTAGAACCTGAGCTATACGAAAAAACTCAAGGCTATTTACATGCTGTATTGTGGGCTGCGCCAGCATTTTTATTATTCCAAACTCTGCGTAGTTTTTGTGAAGGTTTATCTCTAACCACTCCAGCAATGATTATCGGCTTCATTGGTCTTGCTGCTAACGTTCCATTAAACTGGATGTTTGTTTACGGTGAGCTTGGCGCTCCTGCTCTTGGCGGTGTTGGTTGTGGTGTTGCTACTGCTATCGTTTATTGGTTGATGTTCTTAACCATGACTTTGTATACGTTTATCGCTCCGAAACTGCGTCGCGTAAACCTATATGAAAACTGGAATAAACCACAAAGAAAAGAGATCTATCGCCTTTTCAAACTGGGCCTTCCTGTTGCTTTGTCTATTTTCTTTGAGGTGACCCTATTTGCAGCTGTTGCATTACTGGTTTCTCCGTTAGGCTCTACGGTAGTTGCCGCTCACCAAGTTGCGATTAACTTTTCATCATTAATTTTTATGATCCCGATGAGTATCGCTGTTGCGGTAAGTATTCGAGTTGGTCATAAATTAGGTGAGAAAGATCTCGATGGAGCAAAAGTAGCAAGTTATTGCGGTCTAGCTTTTGGTTTGTTGATGGCATGTTGTACAGCTATTCTAACTCTTATTTTCAGAGAACAAATTGCTTATTTGTATTCAGATAACCAAGAAGTAATTACCTTAGCGGTAAGTTTAATGCTATTAGCTGCTATTTATCAATGTACTGATGCCGTGCAAGTTGTTGCAGCTGGTGCCCTACGTGGTTATAAAGACATGAATGCCATCTTTAAGTGTACTTTTGTCTCTTACTGGATAGTTGGTCTGCCTTCAGGTTATGTTCTTGGCATGACAGATTGGATTAGAGAACCAATGGGCGTTTATGGTTTTTGGTTTGGCTTTATTGGTGGCTTAACGACATCTGCAATCCTACTAACTTGTCGCCTACTGTGGCTTCAACGTAATCCTACTCGTATCGATATGGAAGTAGATGAACTGCAAATCATGCACTAA
- a CDS encoding CPXCG motif-containing cysteine-rich protein: MNNYINKNIQCPNCHHSIDMVIDQSQSNKKVYDDCPSCHRAIEFNMEINPYTQSVSLSINNDEDGLF; this comes from the coding sequence GTGAATAATTACATTAATAAAAATATCCAGTGCCCTAACTGCCATCACTCAATTGATATGGTTATCGACCAATCTCAATCAAATAAAAAAGTATACGATGACTGTCCATCTTGTCATCGTGCCATTGAATTTAACATGGAGATTAACCCATATACTCAATCGGTAAGTCTTTCTATCAATAATGATGAAGATGGATTGTTTTAG
- a CDS encoding NlpC/P60 family protein — MFRHLFAIFTVVGLLGCSSTPPVAELSKQEITTQHPQLSSSDAYQDYFYQWQGVPYKYGGTSKNGVDCSAFTQNAFDVLHRLSLPRTTEYQATSGTQIALANAKKGDLIFFKTSVKVRHVGVYIGNREFMHASTSKGVIISSLDNPYWKKAFWQVRRVL, encoded by the coding sequence ATGTTTCGTCACCTTTTCGCTATATTTACTGTTGTTGGCTTATTGGGGTGCTCCTCAACTCCTCCAGTGGCAGAGTTATCAAAACAAGAGATCACCACTCAACATCCACAGCTCTCATCATCAGATGCTTATCAAGATTATTTTTATCAATGGCAAGGAGTTCCGTATAAATACGGGGGTACTTCTAAGAATGGCGTTGATTGTTCTGCATTTACTCAAAACGCATTTGATGTTTTACATCGTTTATCGCTGCCAAGAACTACAGAGTATCAAGCAACTTCTGGCACTCAAATCGCATTAGCTAATGCTAAAAAAGGCGATTTAATCTTTTTCAAAACCAGTGTAAAAGTAAGGCATGTTGGTGTTTATATTGGAAATAGAGAATTTATGCATGCATCTACATCCAAAGGCGTGATTATCTCTAGCTTAGATAATCCTTATTGGAAAAAAGCATTCTGGCAAGTTCGAAGAGTGTTATAA
- a CDS encoding AbgT family transporter — protein MSSSASQQQPKRPLFTRFLDSVEYLGNLLPHPITLFAIFCVAILVLSGIAGYFELSVMDPRPEGAKGRAADGMIHVVSLFNAEGLQLIVTNLVKNFVGFAPLGTVLVAMLGVAIAEHSGLLSAAMRGMVMGASKRMVTVTVVFAGIISNTASELGYVVLIPLAAMLFHSLGRHPLAGLAAAFAGVSGGYSANLLIGTVDPLLSGITETAAQMIDPTYTVGPEANWYFMFVSTFFIAITGAFVTEKIVEPKLGKYNDEEASEDLSNDSMGKLTDVEKKGLKLAGIAVLVVSALLAWTIVPEDGVLRSATGTVAGSPFLKSIVAFIFVFFAIPGFVYGKVTGSMKNDRDVINAMATSMSSMGMYIVLVFFAAQFVAFFKWTNFGQVIAVGGASFLQDVGLTGPMLFFAFILMCGFINLMIGSASAQWAVTAPIFVPMLMLVGYAPETIQAAYRIGDSTTNIITPMMSYFGLILAVATRYMKNLGIGTLIATMLPYSICFMFGWSVLFYVWVFVFGLPVGPGAATFYTP, from the coding sequence ATGAGTTCGTCTGCATCACAACAACAGCCTAAAAGGCCTTTATTTACTCGCTTTCTTGATTCTGTTGAATACCTAGGAAACTTACTACCACACCCAATTACTCTTTTCGCAATCTTTTGTGTGGCCATTCTCGTTTTATCCGGTATCGCAGGTTATTTTGAGCTATCAGTTATGGATCCTCGCCCAGAAGGAGCGAAAGGACGTGCCGCTGATGGGATGATCCACGTAGTAAGCCTGTTTAATGCAGAAGGCTTACAATTAATCGTAACTAACTTAGTGAAAAACTTTGTTGGTTTTGCTCCATTAGGTACCGTACTTGTAGCGATGCTTGGTGTTGCTATTGCAGAACATTCAGGTCTATTATCAGCGGCAATGCGTGGTATGGTAATGGGTGCGTCTAAGCGTATGGTTACTGTAACCGTTGTTTTTGCTGGTATTATTTCAAATACAGCATCAGAGCTTGGTTATGTTGTACTTATTCCCCTTGCTGCTATGCTTTTCCACTCATTGGGTCGTCACCCATTAGCCGGTCTTGCTGCTGCGTTTGCGGGTGTATCAGGTGGTTATTCTGCAAACCTTCTTATTGGTACGGTTGATCCACTGCTTTCAGGTATTACTGAAACTGCAGCGCAAATGATTGACCCAACTTATACTGTTGGTCCTGAAGCAAACTGGTACTTTATGTTTGTTTCTACTTTCTTTATTGCTATCACTGGTGCATTTGTAACAGAGAAAATTGTTGAGCCGAAACTGGGTAAATACAATGATGAAGAAGCATCTGAAGATCTGTCTAATGATTCGATGGGTAAACTTACGGATGTTGAAAAGAAAGGTCTTAAATTAGCTGGTATAGCTGTTCTAGTCGTGAGTGCATTACTTGCATGGACAATTGTTCCTGAAGATGGTGTTTTACGTTCAGCTACTGGTACCGTCGCTGGTTCACCATTCCTTAAGAGTATCGTTGCCTTTATTTTTGTATTCTTTGCTATTCCAGGCTTTGTTTACGGTAAAGTGACTGGTTCAATGAAGAATGATCGTGATGTCATCAATGCAATGGCTACATCAATGTCGTCAATGGGCATGTACATTGTTCTTGTATTCTTTGCTGCGCAGTTTGTTGCTTTCTTTAAGTGGACTAACTTTGGTCAAGTGATTGCGGTTGGTGGGGCGAGCTTCTTACAAGACGTTGGTCTTACTGGTCCTATGTTATTCTTCGCATTTATCTTAATGTGTGGCTTCATTAACTTAATGATCGGTTCAGCGTCTGCACAATGGGCAGTAACCGCACCAATCTTTGTTCCAATGTTAATGCTAGTAGGTTATGCGCCTGAAACAATTCAAGCTGCATACCGTATTGGTGATTCAACGACGAACATCATTACACCAATGATGAGCTACTTCGGTCTTATTCTTGCTGTAGCAACACGTTACATGAAGAATCTAGGTATCGGTACTCTGATTGCAACTATGCTACCTTATTCAATCTGCTTTATGTTTGGTTGGAGTGTTCTGTTTTACGTGTGGGTATTTGTATTTGGTCTACCAGTTGGTCCTGGTGCAGCTACGTTCTATACACCATAA
- a CDS encoding DUF3802 family protein, translated as MIVNTDGYHALIEYLTEHLSIFANQQGDTGEETVEDIVNDLVASNLMVVFQQNPELDPDVRFTLLREADAVVDDLGEVLAGAWVQKATNEQVMFLDDYIGLIKNLFDSAFK; from the coding sequence ATGATTGTCAACACTGATGGATACCACGCATTAATTGAATATTTGACTGAACACCTTTCAATTTTTGCAAACCAACAAGGTGATACAGGAGAAGAGACGGTTGAAGATATCGTTAATGATCTTGTTGCTTCAAATTTGATGGTCGTTTTTCAGCAAAATCCTGAATTGGATCCTGATGTTAGATTTACACTGCTAAGAGAAGCTGATGCTGTTGTTGATGACTTAGGGGAAGTGTTAGCTGGAGCATGGGTTCAAAAAGCGACAAATGAACAAGTAATGTTTTTAGATGATTATATTGGTCTAATTAAAAACTTATTTGATAGCGCATTTAAGTAA
- a CDS encoding riboflavin synthase, producing the protein MFTGIVATTAKVVNIVKKDKFQTHIIEIPTPYHQGLEIGASVAHNGCCLTVTKIEGQQAHFDLIEETLRLTNLGLLEVGQEVNIERAARFGDEIGGHSMSGHIVDVMVVREINKTSENCQIWFDVPAQWTKYILHKGYIGVDGISLTIGDVDEKGFNVNLIPETLERTNLSTRIIGDKINLEIDPQTQAIVDTVERVLANQQ; encoded by the coding sequence ATGTTTACAGGTATTGTCGCGACCACTGCAAAAGTCGTTAATATTGTAAAAAAAGACAAGTTTCAAACTCATATTATTGAAATTCCTACTCCGTACCATCAAGGTTTAGAAATTGGTGCTTCAGTTGCTCATAATGGTTGTTGTTTGACCGTAACTAAGATTGAAGGCCAACAAGCGCACTTTGACCTTATCGAGGAAACGTTACGTTTAACGAATCTTGGTTTATTAGAAGTAGGGCAAGAGGTTAATATTGAACGTGCAGCTCGCTTTGGAGATGAGATTGGTGGGCACTCAATGTCTGGCCATATCGTTGATGTAATGGTTGTACGTGAAATTAATAAAACCAGTGAGAATTGCCAAATATGGTTTGATGTTCCTGCACAATGGACAAAATACATTTTACATAAAGGCTATATTGGGGTTGATGGGATCAGTTTGACGATTGGTGATGTCGATGAAAAAGGATTTAATGTAAATTTAATCCCTGAAACTCTAGAGCGTACCAATTTAAGTACTAGAATAATTGGCGATAAAATTAATCTAGAGATTGATCCGCAAACACAAGCGATTGTAGATACTGTTGAGCGAGTGTTAGCGAACCAACAATAA
- a CDS encoding fructosamine kinase family protein encodes MWQAIAKQISEVTQQPFSISERESVNGGEINDCYMISNGSQRYFVKINEKAELPIFETEIESLTQLDKSDHIFVPSPIHIGTTKEHSFLVLNYLPTKSMDKDAFYELGVSLANHHLWGDQLEYGFDCDNYLGNVLQVNTWHRRWDCFFAEQRIGWQLQLLKEKGMVLGDIDTLVKNSKLILHNHQPKPALLHGDLWHGNIALSVKGPISYDPASYWGDAECDLAMVELFGGIQDSFFEGYESISPISEGFETRQHLYSLYHVLNHCNMFGGEYMFHAQQLIDKLNLNE; translated from the coding sequence ATGTGGCAAGCTATTGCAAAACAAATCTCTGAAGTAACTCAACAACCTTTCAGTATCTCAGAACGTGAGAGTGTGAATGGTGGCGAAATAAATGACTGCTACATGATAAGTAATGGAAGTCAGCGTTATTTTGTCAAAATTAATGAAAAAGCAGAACTTCCTATATTTGAAACTGAAATAGAAAGCCTCACTCAACTTGATAAATCAGATCATATCTTTGTCCCCTCCCCAATCCATATAGGAACAACCAAAGAACATTCATTTTTAGTTCTTAATTACCTCCCAACCAAAAGTATGGATAAAGACGCTTTTTATGAATTAGGTGTCAGTCTTGCGAATCACCATCTATGGGGTGACCAACTCGAATACGGTTTTGACTGTGATAATTATCTTGGAAATGTATTACAAGTAAATACTTGGCACCGTCGTTGGGATTGTTTTTTTGCAGAGCAGCGCATTGGCTGGCAACTTCAACTACTCAAAGAAAAAGGGATGGTCCTTGGGGATATCGATACCCTAGTTAAAAATAGTAAATTAATTCTTCATAACCACCAACCCAAACCGGCATTACTGCATGGTGATTTATGGCATGGCAATATTGCTTTAAGTGTTAAGGGACCAATAAGTTACGATCCCGCATCTTATTGGGGAGATGCTGAATGTGATTTAGCAATGGTTGAACTGTTTGGAGGGATTCAAGACAGTTTCTTTGAAGGTTATGAATCCATATCCCCTATTTCTGAAGGCTTTGAGACTCGTCAGCACTTATATAGCCTTTATCATGTATTAAATCATTGCAATATGTTTGGTGGTGAATACATGTTCCATGCACAACAACTGATCGATAAGCTAAATTTAAATGAATGA
- a CDS encoding tRNA-uridine aminocarboxypropyltransferase: MRIHKVHQLHKERLARSSKPFNARGANVNRCEFCQVHKDHCICEYQPETTSDAAFLLIMFDTEVLKPSNTGKLIADVIPETHAYLWSRTEPSEEMLALLNNEAYQPFVVFPEEQIEDKSLVRNEVIMEEGKTPLFILLDGSWREAGRMYRKSPYLHQLPVLSFKSEQLSNYIMRKASKDHQLATAEVASLVLDLFGEQQNARHLEHWFELFREHYLYSKRPVKGAERGMGLKRLIEFRTNLKVNNEI; the protein is encoded by the coding sequence ATGCGCATTCATAAAGTTCACCAGTTACATAAAGAAAGATTAGCTCGTTCTTCTAAACCTTTTAATGCAAGAGGGGCGAATGTGAATCGCTGTGAATTTTGCCAAGTTCATAAAGACCACTGTATCTGTGAATATCAACCAGAAACCACATCAGATGCTGCTTTCTTACTTATTATGTTTGATACAGAGGTATTAAAACCAAGTAATACAGGCAAATTGATTGCTGATGTGATCCCAGAAACGCACGCCTATCTTTGGTCGCGTACTGAGCCAAGTGAAGAAATGTTAGCATTGTTAAATAATGAAGCTTATCAGCCTTTTGTGGTTTTCCCAGAAGAGCAAATTGAAGATAAGTCATTAGTGCGTAACGAAGTGATTATGGAAGAAGGGAAAACACCACTATTTATCTTATTAGACGGTAGCTGGCGTGAAGCAGGAAGAATGTATCGTAAAAGCCCATATTTACATCAGTTACCCGTTCTTTCTTTTAAGAGTGAGCAACTTTCTAATTACATTATGCGTAAAGCTTCAAAAGATCATCAGCTTGCTACTGCAGAAGTTGCCAGCTTGGTACTTGATCTGTTTGGTGAACAACAGAACGCAAGACATTTAGAGCACTGGTTTGAATTGTTCCGAGAGCATTACCTTTATAGTAAGCGACCAGTAAAAGGTGCAGAACGAGGTATGGGGTTAAAACGTTTGATTGAATTTCGTACAAATCTGAAAGTAAATAACGAAATCTAA